The Candidatus Abyssobacteria bacterium SURF_5 genomic sequence ACCGAGCCATAACTGTTCCCTCTTCAAAGAGCGAGGGTGCTCGGATGGGCGGAAAACGGGAGATCAAGATCATACGCGGTCGAAAGGCCGAAACTTTGGAAGGGTGATTTCCTCGGAGACTCTCTCGAAAACTACTTCAACCGGCATGCCCACGCGAACGTGTTCCGGCGGAATTCCGATGACATTCGATAACATGCGCGGGCCCTCTTCGAGGTCGATGACGGCGACCACATACGGGACATCGGCCGCGAAGGCGTCACTTGGCGGTCTCGATATTATGGTGAATGTATGGACTACACCTTTGCCGCTCGAGTCGATCCAATCCACGTCTTCCGAGAGGCATTCCGGACAGAAATGATTGGGGAAGAAAAACATCTGGCCGCATGAGCGGCATTTCGGGAGGAGCAGTTTCCCCGCTTTGCAGCCTTCCCAAAAAGGTTTTGTGCTTTCGGTGATGTCGGGCAATGGTTTTGCGTATTCGCTCATTGTTATACCTTTGCGAGCAGAAGAGCGGTGACGGACGAAAAAATTCCGCCGACGCCGCTCACGAGGCCGACCTTCGGGTCCTTCACCTGGCGCGCGGGTTCCACCTCGCAACGGAGCTGCTTAACGGCTTCTGTTATGTGGAATATTCCCGACGGCAAGCCGGGATGACAATGCGAGAGACAACCGCCATGAGTAACGATGGGCAGTTCGCCTCCGATCTCTATGCGTTTGCCGCTTTCGACAAACGCGCCGCCTTCGCCCTTCTTGCAGAATCCAAAGTCTTCCAATGAGATTAACGGAGTGATCGAGAAACAATCGTAGAGTTCGGCGAAATCAACGTCTGCAGGAGTCAACCCTGCCATTGCGAAGCAGTCGTTTCCGGCGGAGACGGCGGGACTCGTGGTGAAACTCTTGCTCAGAGTCGCGTGCTCCTGGGTTGTTTTCGCGCCGCCGCCCAGAATCTCGACCGGCTTTTTCTTCAGGTCGCGAGCGCGCTCAAAGGTGGTAACGATGATGGCGGCCCCTCCATCAGATATGAGCGAGCACTCGTCTTTGGTGAACGGGGACGCGATCGGTTTTGCATTCATGACATCTTCGACGCTGATCTCCTGCCGTTTCTGGGCCTGGGGATGCATCGAGGCGTGCTTGCGGATCGATACCGCCACTTGCGCCAGTTGCTCATGCGTGGTGCCGAATTCGGCCATGTGGCGGTTGGCGTACAGCGCATATTGTCCGATGAGCGTTGTCCCAAAGGGCACCTCGAAGTCGGGGTGGCCTATGGCCGAGTAAACCGCTGTCATATCTCCGCTCGCGTTTCCGAACAAGCGAATCAGCCGTTCAAACCCGGCGAAAGAGCGCAGCGATTCAGCCGAAGTTATCAGTGCGATCTCGCACATACCGGCTTCGATCGCATTTGCGGCGGTCAGCACATTCAGGATATGGGTCGCGCCGCCGATTTGCATTACCGACGTGTAGCGCGGCCTCAGCCCTACGTATTCGCAGAACAGAAGGCTGTGCATCGGGTAGAGCACGGAAAAGGCACCGGACGTCATAACGCCGTCAACCTCGCTCTTGCGCACGCCGCAATCATCAAGCGCGCGAATCAGCGCCTGACGCGAAAGCTCGTAGCTGTCCTTTCCCGGTACAGTGCCGAGATCGCTCTCGCCGATGCCGACGATTGCTATTCTTTTTCGCCAACGTCTCATTAAAATCTATTCCTTGCTTCCTCTTGCAAACAGGCGCAGGCAGGTCTGGTAGTGGATGCGGACAGTGTCGCGCACATCGCGCGAGTATCCGCCCGCCAGGACAATGCAGATGGGAATCTTTTTTCGCTCGCTGAATCCGATGACGAGATCGTCGCGGCGGCGGAAGCCTTCGTGGGTAAGCCTCAAGGCGCCGAGCTGATCCTCTTCAAAGGGGTCGGCGCCGGCGAGGTAGAAGACGAAATCCGGATCAAAATCCTTTTCGATCACATCGAGCGCGCGCCCAAGCTGCTCAAGATATTCCTGGTCGCCCACGCCGTTGTCCAATCCGATATCCAGGTCGCTTTCCTGCTTTACCGGATAGTTATCCTCTTGATGGATCGAGAAGGTGAAAACGTTTTCTTCCTTCAAAAAAATGTGGGCCGTACCGTTTCCCTGATGCAGATCGCAATCTACAATGGCGATCCGGCGGGCCTTCTTCTCAGTGAGCAGTTTCCGGGTGGCTATCGCGACGTCATTAAAGAAGCAGAATCCTTCGGCGTGATCCGCGAACGCGTGATGGTATCCGCCGCCGAGATTGATGCTTGGCTCCTGCGCGGTCGCGCATTCGGCGGCGACCAATGTGCCGCCGGTGCTGAGCAGGAAAGCGTCGATGACGTCGCGTTTGACCGGCAGTTCGGAGCTGAAGGTAGCCGGTGTCAATCGGGCATTGAGGGCGTCATCGAGATATTTTTCGGTATGCACCAGGAGCAGCTCATCGCGGGTCGGGACGCGGGGTTGAATGAGATGAGCGCGGGGGTCGGAAAGATTTTCATGTTTTTCCAGCATCTGGTACACGAGCCGGTACTTCTTTGAGGGAAAGACATGAAAGCCGATATCGCAGTAATACTTGTCCGAATATACGATGGTGGCCATGCGAACCCCTGAGAGGCGCCTATTTTGGCCGGTCGGCCAAATTTAGGTCATTATATGTTTTGCCTCAAAGCGTTGTCAAGGAGCCATTTTGTGACGCAGGCACTTCTCTGAACCAACTCGATGCCTACATGCCAAATGTCGGTCCTTTGAAACGCTCCACTTCCTCGCCGAACGGTCCGCGCAGGCTTCCTATGACGTAAACGCCGCCGATGATCTCGACCGGCTCCAATTCATAAATGGGATCGGCCGGCGACCTCTCGAAACTGACGGTGGCGGGTCCTCCCAGGAGTTCATGAAATTCCATATCTTCCTGCCAACTCTTGACCAGGCTGATTTCAGCGGGAGCGTTGACATCGGGCTGAGGGATGACTTTCAACTGATAGAGAGGCCGCATCAGGACGTGCTCCATGTTCGCTTCGCGGTGGATGCAAACTGCGGCATCGACAATACGAAAGCCGCGGCGGACGCACGTCCCGCGGACGACGTCGCAATCCTGTGAGAAGGAGAGCTCGGCCATTTTTTTCGGGTGTCCGAATCGCTCGCGTCCGCCGGCCATGCTGGCATCGCTGTCGACGTAGATGTAGGCGGTGTAAGCGACCGGTTCGCCCTTATAGCGCGCGGTCACGTTGACAATGGCCTCGCGGTAGGGGCCGATGTTAGTCACGAACCGATAGTTGGCGACGATCACCGACGCGAGGGGCTCGGGCTCCGGCTCGAGCGGCTCAGGGATGAGAGCCGCCGCTTTTGCGGGGTTCGGTTTGATCAACACCTGAATGAGCTCGAAATTTTTGTTCGTGCGGATGCCTTCGGGATATAGAGGCGCGTGGACGGGGCCGCTGTGGCCGAATTCTTCCTTTTTCATTTTCTTTTTCTCCCAGACGCAGACGACTTGATTTCGGGATTCGAATATTTTTCAGGAAATTCAGTCGTTCAATACTTCCATGACTGCTTCTCTGCAGATCTCATTCGGTCCTTCGTATATCTGAAGTACCTTCGCGTCGCGCAGAGACTTTTCGACGAGGTAATCCTTCATGTAGCCGTAGCCGCCAAGCACCTGAATGGCATCGATTGCGACTTTCACAGCGACATCGGTCGCGAACACTTTCGACATTGCGGTGTATAGCCGGTTGGGCGGCAGCAGGTTTGCATTCACCCAGCACGCGCGCCACACCATCAGACGAGCGGCCTCGATCTGAATCGCCATCTCCGCCAGCTTTTGCGCAACTGCCTGGTGTTCGATGATGAGCTTGCCCCCCTGAACGCGCTCCTTAGCATACTGAAACGCGATCTCGTATGCGCCGCGGGCGATGCCGACGGCCTGCGAGCTGACCGGTCCGCGCGCGTTCGCGAGGCGTGTCATATGGATTTGATATCCCATGCCCTCGGGGCCGATCCGATTCAGGGGCGTCAATTTCATATCCTCGAAGATCAGGTCGCCGGTCTGCGATGAGCGCAATCCCATCTTATCCTCGACCTTTCCGTAGCTGAGGCCGGGTGTATCCTTCTCGACCGCGAATAGACAGGATGTCTCCTGCGGGCGTTGAGGATCGGTGACGGCGAAGATGACATAGAGACTCGCAACACCTGCATTCGATATGAAGCATTTCGTGCCGTTAACGACATATTCGTCGCCCACTTTTCGCGCGACCGTTCGGCACACTTTGGGGAGCAGTTCTTTGGCCTCGAGGTCCGAGCCGGCCTGCGGCTCGGTCGTGCCGGACGCTCCGAGACCGCCCTGCTCCACAATCAGAGGAAAAAACTTTTTCCATTGCGCCTCGGTTCCCGCGAACAGGAGCGGCGCGATCGCGAGCCAGGTTGCTCCCATTGTCGTGCATACCCCGGGCTCAACCGATCCGATCTCCTCCATGAGCAGCATGGCATCGGTCAGCTTGCCGCCGCCTCCGCCATGATCTTCCGGGATGAACAGACTGAGAAATCCCAACTCGTGCAGCTTCTTCGGGATGCCCCAATCGAAAGCGTGGCCCTCGTCGAGCTTTCTCACTTTCGGCTTCAATTCCTTGCGGGCGAAATCGCGGGCAAGTTGGCGCAATGCTTCCTGCTCCTCACTGAGTTCGAAGTTCAACATGATTCCACCTCCAGATATACCATGTATGTTGGGCCAAATTATTCCTTTATCCGAAACGGCAAGAGATGTTTTTCCATTGCCCGAAGGATGCTCTGTTCGTCCATCTGCCAGAGTTGCTGAAGGCGTCCGATCAGCAAGAAGCTCACATAGCCGTGCATGGCCGCCCACAGGTGAGTGGCGACCTCCTGCGGGTTGCAGTCGGGCTGGATGACGCCGGCTTGTTGACACGCCTCGATCACCTCGGTCAGCGGCACCCAGAAGTTCTCCATGACCAAGCTGCGGGGCGGGTTTTCCCACGAATATTTCTGGATGAACTCGCTGCCAAAGAGCAGGGAGTAATAACGAGGATGTTTCATTCCGAAAGCGATATATGAGCCGGTCAGAGAACGGAGCTTTTCGGCGGGGGTCTTTGCTCTGGCGATGCCTTTCCATACGAGCCGGGCGAGCTTGGCCACTCCCTGCTCATAGACGGCAACCATCAGCGCTTCGAGGTTGGGGAAATGATTATAGATTCCCATGGGGGTGATTTCGACCATTCTGGCGATTTTGCGGATGCTGACGGCCTCGATGCCCTCGCGCTCGAGGACGGCGCACGCGGCGCGCAGGATGCGCTGTTTGGTGCCTCCCTTTTCCGCTCGCGTTTTCATATACGGTGTATATATCATGCCCGGCGGGAATTGTCAAGGTGAAAATGAAACCTCGCGGCGGCCTGATCGGCTCCTGAGCACAGGGAGGCCGCGGGAATTGTATATGCAACAACTTTTGTGTTAGAATTTTTGGGAAATGCATGCGGGGAGGGAATTTGGAGAATAAGGGTTACTGAATGAAGCACAGAATCTTTACAGGATTTTTTTTACTGATAATAGTGGCGGCGGCTCGGGCGGAGGCTCTTCCGCAGGGCGGCGTCTACGTCAGCGCCTTCGCAAACATGAGCGGCGACATCGAGAACGACTGGCTGGGCTATTTGATTGCCGATTCGATTGCGAAGAACCTGCAGGTTTTTCCTCAACTCGAGGTTGCAGTTCGGAACGGCGGGGAAACGGGCCGCGCCACATTCGCATCCGCATTGGAGGTTTCATCATTATGTGAAGCGGGGCGGAGCGCAGGCGCTGCGGCTGTAATTGGCGGCGACTTTCGAGTGGAGGGTGACTCCTTTCTTGTGAACGCGTCTTTTTACGAAGTAGACGGGGGGAAACTTCTGAGCGCTCATTCGTTCACCTCTTCGATAGGCGATCTGTACTCGCACCTGAATGAATTGTCTCTTTCACTAGCAGGGGGAGCGGGCGTGGCGCATACGGAGGAGCAGTACAAGAGGGTGCAGTTAATACCGACGGTTTTCGAAGAAGCGATAATTTTGTACGGCAAGGCGCTTATGGTGGAGGCGACCTCGCCCGAACATGCCGAATTGCTGCTCAGGGCGTTGGCGGTCGATCATTCCTATACGGATGCTCTGTCGGCCCTTGGGGTGCATTATTACAAGACAGGCGCCTTGGCGAAATCTCAGGAGGCGTTTGACCGGCTTGTTCAGACCCAACCGGATTATCCTAACGCATATTACAATCTGGGGCTGGTGCTGAACTCGAGGATGCATTACACCAAAGCGATCAATGCTTATCAGCTCGCGATAGAAAAAGAGCCGAAGGATGCGGATGTCTGGAACAATTTGGGTGTCGTCTACTATGAGATGGGGATGTACAGCGATGCCGCGAAATCATTTGAACGGGCGCTCCAGTTGAGTCCCGACCATTCCAATGCGCAGATGAACCTATCGAGGTTGAAGCAAAAAATGGAGAAGGGCCTCACTGAGCGGCCTCATCAGACCTCGGCGACGTTCAAGAAGCACATTGAGGCGGGAGCGGCTTTATATCTTTCCGGCGACTACTACAAGGCAATCAAGCATTTCCAGAAAGCGCTCGAGCTCGAGCCGAGCAATTTCAAAGCGAACAACAACATGGCGATGGCGTATATGAAGCTGGGAGATACGGGCTCGGCGAAAGAGTATTTCAAACGCGCGCTCAAAGCGGACCCAACCGCCGACGATGTCAGAAAGATCATTGCAGAACTTGAAGCCGCCTCTCCTCCGGCGGCAACCGAGGTCGCGGCGGAAGCAGCCTCCGCGCCAAGAGACACCGCCGCCTTTTTGCGTGCAGCCGGAAAAGCGAATCTTCTGCGCAAGGATTATGATCGGGCCGAGGATGCGTTCCTTGGAGTGCTCGAGCAGAATCAGAATAACCCGGATGCTCTGCACGGGCTTGGCCTCGTTTATATGGCGAAAGGGGATTATATTCAAGCGCGGCAGCAGTTTGAGGAAGTGCTTTCCTTGGATCCGCAGAATGAGGAGGCGCAGAAACGTCTGGAGGACGTAAAATTCATTTTAGCGGCGGAGGCGAGTCAGCCGTCCCTGCAAATACCGCTTAGCCCCGAGATACAGGGGCGGGCGCATTTTGTTCGGGCAAACGAGTTGTATCAGAAAGAAGACTATGCGGGCGCGATCGCCGAATACCTGCGGGCTCTCGATTTGGCGCCAGCCGACGTCAGGATTCTGAACAATCTTGGTACCGCCTACTATGCGGCGGGTCGATTCGACGAAGCCAAAGCGGCCCTCGAGAAAGCAAAAAAGATACAGCCGAACAATGAGACAATAGACAAGAACCTCCAATCAATTGCTCTCATAGATGCTCCCGATCACAAGGGCGAGGCAAATCTTTTTCAGATAGTTTCCGTGGAGGAGAAGATGCCGGAATCGCCGACGCCGACGCCGGCTTCCCAACCGGACGCGACACCAGCGGCGAGCGAACCGGCAAGCGTCTCCACGAATCTGCCAGCTTCTCCGGAGCCGGAGCCGGCCGCGCGTCTTTCCCAGGCAATAGAAGAAGAGCGGATACCGACGGTTCGAGAAACGGAAACGACGAAAGAGGTTGCAGTCGTGTCTGCGGCGGAACTTGCCGGGTCGGCGCAGGATCATCTTAATCGGGGTATTTTCAAAGAGGGCACAGGCGATCTCGAGGCGGCTCTCGCCCATTATCGAGAGGCAGTGAGACTTGAACCCGGCAATGCAGTCGCGCAATACAATTTGGGCAATGTTTACTTCCGGCTTGGCGCTTTTGAATCGGCCATACAATGTTATAATGCCGCGTTGCTTGTCGACCCGAAACTGGCGAAGGGTTATAACAATATCGGAGCGGCTTTGTACCGGCTGGACCGGATCG encodes the following:
- a CDS encoding Zn-ribbon domain-containing OB-fold protein, which encodes MSEYAKPLPDITESTKPFWEGCKAGKLLLPKCRSCGQMFFFPNHFCPECLSEDVDWIDSSGKGVVHTFTIISRPPSDAFAADVPYVVAVIDLEEGPRMLSNVIGIPPEHVRVGMPVEVVFERVSEEITLPKFRPFDRV
- a CDS encoding thiolase family protein — translated: MRRWRKRIAIVGIGESDLGTVPGKDSYELSRQALIRALDDCGVRKSEVDGVMTSGAFSVLYPMHSLLFCEYVGLRPRYTSVMQIGGATHILNVLTAANAIEAGMCEIALITSAESLRSFAGFERLIRLFGNASGDMTAVYSAIGHPDFEVPFGTTLIGQYALYANRHMAEFGTTHEQLAQVAVSIRKHASMHPQAQKRQEISVEDVMNAKPIASPFTKDECSLISDGGAAIIVTTFERARDLKKKPVEILGGGAKTTQEHATLSKSFTTSPAVSAGNDCFAMAGLTPADVDFAELYDCFSITPLISLEDFGFCKKGEGGAFVESGKRIEIGGELPIVTHGGCLSHCHPGLPSGIFHITEAVKQLRCEVEPARQVKDPKVGLVSGVGGIFSSVTALLLAKV
- a CDS encoding histone deacetylase, producing MATIVYSDKYYCDIGFHVFPSKKYRLVYQMLEKHENLSDPRAHLIQPRVPTRDELLLVHTEKYLDDALNARLTPATFSSELPVKRDVIDAFLLSTGGTLVAAECATAQEPSINLGGGYHHAFADHAEGFCFFNDVAIATRKLLTEKKARRIAIVDCDLHQGNGTAHIFLKEENVFTFSIHQEDNYPVKQESDLDIGLDNGVGDQEYLEQLGRALDVIEKDFDPDFVFYLAGADPFEEDQLGALRLTHEGFRRRDDLVIGFSERKKIPICIVLAGGYSRDVRDTVRIHYQTCLRLFARGSKE
- a CDS encoding acyl-CoA dehydrogenase, with product MLNFELSEEQEALRQLARDFARKELKPKVRKLDEGHAFDWGIPKKLHELGFLSLFIPEDHGGGGGKLTDAMLLMEEIGSVEPGVCTTMGATWLAIAPLLFAGTEAQWKKFFPLIVEQGGLGASGTTEPQAGSDLEAKELLPKVCRTVARKVGDEYVVNGTKCFISNAGVASLYVIFAVTDPQRPQETSCLFAVEKDTPGLSYGKVEDKMGLRSSQTGDLIFEDMKLTPLNRIGPEGMGYQIHMTRLANARGPVSSQAVGIARGAYEIAFQYAKERVQGGKLIIEHQAVAQKLAEMAIQIEAARLMVWRACWVNANLLPPNRLYTAMSKVFATDVAVKVAIDAIQVLGGYGYMKDYLVEKSLRDAKVLQIYEGPNEICREAVMEVLND
- a CDS encoding TetR/AcrR family transcriptional regulator, translating into MIYTPYMKTRAEKGGTKQRILRAACAVLEREGIEAVSIRKIARMVEITPMGIYNHFPNLEALMVAVYEQGVAKLARLVWKGIARAKTPAEKLRSLTGSYIAFGMKHPRYYSLLFGSEFIQKYSWENPPRSLVMENFWVPLTEVIEACQQAGVIQPDCNPQEVATHLWAAMHGYVSFLLIGRLQQLWQMDEQSILRAMEKHLLPFRIKE
- a CDS encoding tetratricopeptide repeat protein produces the protein MKHRIFTGFFLLIIVAAARAEALPQGGVYVSAFANMSGDIENDWLGYLIADSIAKNLQVFPQLEVAVRNGGETGRATFASALEVSSLCEAGRSAGAAAVIGGDFRVEGDSFLVNASFYEVDGGKLLSAHSFTSSIGDLYSHLNELSLSLAGGAGVAHTEEQYKRVQLIPTVFEEAIILYGKALMVEATSPEHAELLLRALAVDHSYTDALSALGVHYYKTGALAKSQEAFDRLVQTQPDYPNAYYNLGLVLNSRMHYTKAINAYQLAIEKEPKDADVWNNLGVVYYEMGMYSDAAKSFERALQLSPDHSNAQMNLSRLKQKMEKGLTERPHQTSATFKKHIEAGAALYLSGDYYKAIKHFQKALELEPSNFKANNNMAMAYMKLGDTGSAKEYFKRALKADPTADDVRKIIAELEAASPPAATEVAAEAASAPRDTAAFLRAAGKANLLRKDYDRAEDAFLGVLEQNQNNPDALHGLGLVYMAKGDYIQARQQFEEVLSLDPQNEEAQKRLEDVKFILAAEASQPSLQIPLSPEIQGRAHFVRANELYQKEDYAGAIAEYLRALDLAPADVRILNNLGTAYYAAGRFDEAKAALEKAKKIQPNNETIDKNLQSIALIDAPDHKGEANLFQIVSVEEKMPESPTPTPASQPDATPAASEPASVSTNLPASPEPEPAARLSQAIEEERIPTVRETETTKEVAVVSAAELAGSAQDHLNRGIFKEGTGDLEAALAHYREAVRLEPGNAVAQYNLGNVYFRLGAFESAIQCYNAALLVDPKLAKGYNNIGAALYRLDRIEEAKEAWRRALELEPTIESARENLNKYSGS